The genome window AAGTATATCTACTTCGATAGCAACCGAAATAGTAGTACCGACTCGACCCCAAATGCCACCAATACCTACAACATCTTTCGTATGTTTCCTGATGGCACCGGGGTAACCCAGGTGATACCAGCAAATATCAACCAAATTGAGCCTGCTGTTTCCAGGGATGGAAGTCAGCTCGCTTTTGTTGGTGGAGGTACTTTTGTATCGGGGGCGGGCACCGCACATCCGGTAACCACGGGTTTCAACCTTTATCTTTATAATCTGAACCAGGGTGGGGCCGCAACCCCGGTTACGAACACAACCGCCGGTTTTACTTTTGCAGATGTTCGCCATCCTACTTGGTCACCGGGGGGCGATGCGATCGCCTTCGCGGGACAGCTGCAAGGTCAAAATGTCTACCATATCTTCCTTTACACTTTGGCAAATGGGGTGATAACGCAGTTAACCACGGGCGCCTCAAACGATACGAGCCCCGCATGGTCGCCAGATGGGCACTTTATTGCTTTTTCCACAAATGCTTCCGGCTTTGCATCAGGCGCCGCTCCAGTAGTTGCCGCCGGTACGGTAAGCAACTACGATATTTGGGTTATCACGACGAACCTCAACGCTCTTCAGGCTACCCGCATTACCAATTTTGCAGTAGGAGGGCAACAAAGCAATAACTATAACCCAGCCTGGAGTTCTCTTAATATTGATCCCCTTGGTATAATCCCAATCCAGCCAAATCCTTCGAATAATGGGTTGACTCAATCGGAGCTCATGATCGCTTTTGCTAGCGATCGCGAAGATACGAATAACGACGGTATTGCGAATGCGATCAATCCAAACCATTCTACCGATATCTACTGGGTGCAGACGCCGGAACAGTCGCCTTCGACGGGCGTTTTTACGATAGCTGGAGAGAGCAGCGGCAATCCTGCTCATAAGCTACAAACGAGCCAGCCGGATACCGCAATGGACCCCAGTGAGCCAAGTTATAATTTTGATAAATCCCATGTTTCCAATGAGGATTTCCCAACATGGCCACAGTATAAAAACTCATATCGTATCGTGTTCCAAAGCGATCGAGGTGGAACCTTAGAGATTTGGGGTTCCACGATCATAGATATAGATGCCCCGGCGCTTCTGAAGTACGATGCTTCGACCAACGAGATAGTGCACCTCGAAAAAGAGGTCGGAACGCATACAGGTATCTCACAAAGGCAGTTTAATCCTGGGGATACGGTGCGTATTTGTGTGCGGGCTGTTGATTACGAGAGTGGGGTGAACTCTGTTTATGTACAGATCAAATGCCCTAACGCCATGCAACAAAGTCCGGACAATGTGGAGCATCGTATCTTTAATATCGGTGGTGGAGCTGTAGGGGGATCTGGGACAAGTGTACAGTCCATTTTTAATGCGGGTAGTGGCGGTTTCCCGATTGAAGAGGACTACCAGGCGGTTAACGCAAATGGCCCCATGACGGGTGGGGTACCTCAATTCCGTCCTTTCAACACCCCTAATCTCTACACTCCAGGAGTTGACGACCTTGATGCCTTTAGCGGTGCCGCGCATCCACCCGATCGATTCTGGCTGCAACTCTATGATGATGGGCCGACAACTCAAGGGGGGCATGAACCTCCTGGTGAGGTGGCTGGAGATGGCGTTTACACGGCGGACTGGACAACCCCTGTTAACTTCCCAAGTGACTGGGTGATTGACGTTATCATCTACAACAACGCAGTAGATCCCTTTAACCCGCAAAAGCGGTCTGATTGGCGCATCTATGACAATGTATGGGGCTTTACCACTCAGCCTTTCCAAGCTCTTCACAATGTGCTCTATGTAGATGACTACGATAGCGGGCAAAAGTTCTTCTCCAACCGGTTTGGATCAGGCAACTTCCAAGCGAGCAACACAGCAGGCTTCAACGGTATTCCTACGGAAAGTTATATGACTGAGTTTACTCCAGCGCTTTTCCCAGATACCTACCAGGCAGGAACAGGCCAACCGTCTCCACTCTTAGATTTTATGAACACTCTTGGTCCTCAATCCTATGGAGCTAATGTAGGAGATGGCGCATATTACGACCCACTCGATGACGATGGCTCTGGGGTACCCCCAACACAAAGCTATGATATTTGGCGTATTCAGTGTCGCGGGCCTATACCCCAATCCGTGCTCAACGCCTATCTGCCTTACTATGAGAACATTCCGCCAGATCCGTCCAATAAGAATTTACCGACAAAAGTTCTTGTGGCAGAAAAGTGTGTGCTCTGGCATTCGCCCTATTCTGGGGATCTGTTCGTAGGGCCAGGTACCATCCTCGATCAACAGACTCAGACGATGCTGGCCAACTTTGTGCAAGCCGGTGGAAGACTGTTTATCAATGGGCAAGATATCGCCTGGGGGCTTACACTAGGTGGTACGCAGCAAAACTCGTTCCTATCCAATGTGCTCTACTGCAACTACGTTGCAGATGCAGCAAATACCGATCAGATCAATCTTCAAGGGGCACGCGGCTCTGCTCCAATCGCCTGGGAGACTTGGTATGGCGGAATACACCGCTATCCACCCTATCCGCCAATGGATACGCCAAACAATCCTCCAGGAAATAACAGCCCTATTTATATCGGGCCCATACTCAACCAAGCCTATACCGCGGCTGCCCATGATACTTGGGACGACACGACAGTGCCTGTACTGATTGGCTTTAACGACGTCGTGACGTTTAATCCGCCCAGCACCGTACAGTCAGGCGTTGATGGAGTTTATAGCAACGGCGCAGGTCCAGCGATTATGTGGTATGCCAACCCCACCACAGGGGGACGTGTGGTCTATTCACCCTTTGGATGGGAAGGCATCGTTCCGAAGACGATTGCGCTGCAGGGTACGCCAACTCCTTACCTGTGCATTAATCTACGCATGGAGCTTATTCACAATGTGCTCGACTTTTTGCGCACAGGCTATATCTACGGTTCCGTGCGTGCATACAACGGGGGAGCCGCTGTACCACTGGCTAATGTGCTGGTTCGGGCTTTTGATGCACAAGGTAACGAAGTTTCGACGGCTCTGACTCAAGCAGATGGCTCCTATATTCTTCGGGGGCTTTATCCGAATGGCATCTACGCGCTAGATGCCATTGCACCAGGCTATGTCACACAGCATGCAACGGGTATTGAGTTTCATGGAGGTTATGGTGTTCGTAACGACTTCTTCATGAGCCAAGCCCAGCCCGGCGTGATCTCGGGTAAAATCACCGATGCCGTCACGGGACTACCTGTTCCGAATATTACAGTTGAGGCACTCGATATCTCCGGTGCCGCACCGGCAAACACCTTCTTTACCGGCGTGTCGGCTCCTGACGGCACCTACTTCATTAAAAATGTGCCAGCGAGCTCCTACGAGGTATTTCCGATTTTGCCGGCTCAAGGCTATGTATCGAGCAATCCGGCCAACTACGGCGCACCTCCCGGTCAGCCGGTTGTGGTGGCTCCGAGCCAAACCGTTAGCGGCAAAGATTTTCAGTTGATCCAGGCTCCCGGCACCATCACTGGCAAGGTAGACATCGCGGACGCCAACGGAAACGACACCGGTCAGCCTTTGCCTGGTGCGACCATTACGGCAACATCAACCTCCAATTCACAGACACAGTTTGTTTCTGCACCGCCTACCGGTGGCTCGCAGAGCGACGGAACCTTTACTATTCCCAATGTGTCACCTGGGCAGTATTCGGTTACCGCAACCGCTCCAGGCTATAATCTCGTTAAAAGCGTTACCGTAACGGTAACTACGCAGCAGACGACCTCTGGGGTTTTGCTGCTCATGTCGCCGGTACCACCAGGAAGCATCTCTGGATTGGTCGCTACCTCCCTAGGTATTCCAGTGGGTGGTGCCACCATTACGGTAACAAACAGCGCAGGCACAGTTGTTGCAACGGGAACTTCCGGTGCGGTTCAAACCACCACGATTAACGGACAAACCTACACTTACAACTATAAGATTACAAATGTTCCAGCGGGCGCCACGGTAACCGTGTCGGCAAGTAAAGCTGGCTATACGACGAAGACGTCCGCTCAAACCGTGACGGTTACCTCGAACCAAGAGACCCAAAACGTCAACTTCACGCTCGATCCGTTGGCGGCTTTTGGGTCAAATCTCGCTCTAGTTTCCTCTCCTTACTACTTCACCACGGATGGGAACCCGGCTAGCCCGCCGTTGGATGTGGCAACGTTACTGGGAGTGCCCTCTTCCGACGTCAGCAGCGGGGCCTTCCAATTCACTTACTGGAACGCTTCCACCCAATCTTATGTAAACTATCCGACGCCGCCGGCAAATGCTTTCCGGCTTGGCCTCGGCTACTTCCTGCGTGATACCGACACGGCTACCGTGATGGCCATTACGAATCCAAACGGAATTACGGCTCCAAAGGATGCCAACGGTAACTTTCTGCCCTTCAACATTCCGCTGCAGCAGGGCTGGAATATGATCGGGGATCCTTTCACCTCCTCGGTCAACTTCAACGGCCTTCAGGTACAGCTCCAAAACGGTACCCTTATTAACGTAACGGCCGCTCAGGCCGGCCCGAACCCAGTGCTGGGGGCTGCCCTGTGGACTTATCAGAATGGGAACTACGCGGTCGTCTATACGCTAGACCCATTCCGCGGCTACTGGCTCTACGCTTTTCAGCCCTGCACGCTCGTTGTGACACCAAGTGCTCAGCAAGGGCGTGGAGCCTTCTCGGCAGCAGGACGCGCTTTGGAGTTCACTTCCGGTGGAAATGGGAACTGGAAACTCGACATTGTGGCAGCCACCGATCAATCGAATTCAAAAGCGACAATAGGGGTTTGTAATGGGGCAACCGATCAGTACGATCGTTACAAGATGTTAACGCCACCAGCTCTCGGCAGAAATGCCGTAGTGCTTGGCATCGATCATAGCGATTGGGGCCGACAAGCAGGGCTGTACAGTGTGGACGTGCGCTCTGCAGCTGCAACGACATGGAAGTTCGTGCTTCAGGCAAATACCGGTGGGCAACCCGTTACGCTCACGTGGCCAAACCTCGCTATGGCGGGTAAGCACGACTTTATCTTCACCGATCTCGATAATGGCACCAGCTTTGAACTACACGATCGCTCAAGTTACACTGTTACCATCGGACAGGGGACGACAACGCATCATTTCGAGATAGATGTCCTCCGTGCAACACGCAGTCCCTTGCAGATACTGAACGTGACGGCTCTGATGAATACCAATAGGGCTACAGGACAGTCCGACTCGGCGACGATCAGCTATACCCTGACCACTGCCGCTAAGATGGTTGTACGAATCTTAAATAACGGCCGTGTGGTGCGCACCTTAGAGGCGAACACAACACGAGCGGCAGGGACAAATCAGGTTGTTTGGGATCTGAAGTCGGATAGTGGTATTCGCGTGCCGACGGGGGTCTATCAAGCCCAGGTCATTGCCACGGATGCCAATGGACATCAGGTTCCACGGGTGGTGCCCTTGGTGATCACACGGTAAAGGTTTAGGAGATACTTTATGTATAGGGGTCTCGATCGACCGCTACAAAGCGGGCAACTCGAAGAAGGAGATAAAAGGGTGAACGCTTTTGGCAGAAATATTCTATCTCGCATCGGCACATGGCTGTTCGCAACGGCTTTTCTAGGAGCCGGCTTGCTGGGAGCCGTGAAAGCGCACGCGCAAACGCAGCAACTGCGTGTAATGGTAGGCGACTTTGTGGACGAGCGTGCCCATTCCGCCGGTAGTCAGCTCGCCATCGCTGCCAAGAAAGACATGTATAACGAACTGGTCAGCGTAGGAGCCTCTAAGTTCGCTCCGATAGATCCAGACGAGCTAATGGCACAGGCGAAATCTTTAACGCCACCGCTTCCCACGCCGAGCGACCCCTACGGCCCGTACGGTTACAGTCTTTTTGACTACACGCGACTTGGGGAAGCCGTGGGCGCATCCGCTGTCTTGTCCGGGCGTGTTCTCGTAACAAGTGGAGCGGGAGCCTCGGGAAAACTGGTGCTTGAGGCCACGCTAACCAACCTTGTTGCGCAAGCACCGATTAATGGGGCTCAAGTAGAGGTGGCAATAGCAAATGAGCCCGGCGAAAACGCCGGCTCTCAGGAGGCCGTTCTAAAGGCGGTGGACGATGCAGCCCTCTCAGCGGTCACACAGATGGTCGCAAGACAACTGCTTACAGCTACCGTGCTGCAGATCAGTCGTGGGCTTGTGGTGATCAATAAGGGAACGCGCGATGGCTTCCACGATGGCGATGATATCGCCGTGTTGCGGGAGCTGGCCGGTGGGCGCCTTGTAAAGGTAGGAGTTATCCGTATTATGCGCGCCTATGCGGATAATTCAGAGTGCGAAATTCGTGAAAATACCGGTGGCATCAGTCCCGAAGATATCGGATTAGTACTCTATCGTCCGCAATATGTGTATACCCTAACAGGTGGCAAAAGCATTAATCGGGTGAATACCCGTATTAATCTCAGCGCCATTGGCAGCACGTTGGCCGCCTTGGGTCTAGGGGTTCTGCTTGTATCGGCTTCGAAAGGAGGACAGGCGACCACGACCAATGTAGTGGCTGAAGCCACCTCGCTAAATGGAGCGCCAGAGGTTCGCGTTACCTGGGGCGATAATATCTTTGGTCAAGCCGGGGTCCTGCAATATCATGTTTACCGCCTGCCAGATTTCCCACCAGGCTCTCCAGGGATATCCACAAACAACGGGAATGGTAACGGTACAGGTACTGGTGGTGGCACAGGGACCGGTGGTGGAACAGGTACTGGTGGCACAGGTACCGGAGTTGTTGCTGCTTCAGGTGTTCCTGTGGCGGTCGTGCCTCCCTCTTCGCATGTCTACCTTGATCAGCCCACACCTTTCGATAGCTATGCAACTATTGGGGGGTTCATGACAGGCTTTAACGGCTCTGCCGCAACAGGTAGTTTAACAAGTGGAACTACTGGTACAGGCACTGGCACAGGTACATCTACAAGCGGAGGATGTGGCTTCACAAGCATCAGCGGCTTTCTAGATACAGGCTTTACACCGGGTAAGTCCTACCAATATGAGGTGACTGCTATTCTGGCTCGCCAACAACCTATTGTTAGCAGTGGTGGCAATACGGGGGGAGTTGGAGGAATTGGTACTGGCACCGGTGGAATCGGTACGGGTACCGGCGGAATTGGTACAGGTACTGGTATTGGAACAGGTACTGGTATTGGAACAGGTACCGGTATTGGTAATGGAACTGGTACCGGCACAGGGACTGGTTCCAATGTGCTCTGCATCGAGACGGACCCCGTGCCGTCCAACTTTGCGACGCCCATCACCCCTGTCAATCCCACAGCGCCAGCTGCGGGTGCCTCTGTAGATATTCGCTCGTTTAACCCCACGTGGACGAGCCGGGTAGGTGCCGACCTCTTCGTAGTGGAAGTGTCTACCGATCGCACCTTTAAGAACCCAAAAATCATCTACCAGGTACAGGTCTTCTCAACGGCACCTACCCAGGATGGCGTTGCACAAACGTTGCCCGCGCCAGTGGACCTTACCAAAGCGCCCCAACTGCTGGCTGACCCAACGTTTGCGGCCTTTGTGAGCGGTTCCGGAGGTTCGGGAAGCACTCCAACCACGCCTACGCTCTACTACCGGATCGGCGCACGGCACGATGAGGATATCCCAGGCCCTGTGAACTGGATCAGTCAGGCTGCTAATGATCCCAACCGTAATTTCCGCTTTGTCTACAGCGATCCCGTTCAGTTCACTCCCACCCCGCTGCCGCCACCGCCTCCAGGCAAAAAGGCGAGCTTGGCTGCTGCTGTGCTGAACGCAAATGGCAGCCGGGCGGCCGTGTTACATCCGGTGATGCCTCGATCGGTGGGTATTATCCCGGGTGTAAGCCATCCGACGACACCTCAACAGGTGCTAAACGGGCGAGGGCGTGAACGGCACTAAAATGCCGTCAGGAGAGATAGAGGCTCTGCAGGCAAATCCTCTATCTCTCCAGCGGACAATCTATGTCAGGATATAGATATAGGTAAAAGCCAAACAGTGTGCTGCCTTTATAGGCTTTATCGGCGCTCCACGCCAACTCTGCGCTACCCCTCCTATCGTGGGTGGCGGGGCAGTGTCAACGACAACCGTCTGAACAAGGAGTTTGGGCTATGGTGAAAAAATTCGGACTTCTTATTCCTGTTTTAGCTTTGCTGCTCCTAACGAGTAACGCTGTAAGGAGCAGGGCAGATGGTTTGCCCGGGGCGCAAGCTGCCTTTGTGGATGGACAAGTTGTTCTCTATTGCCAGCCCGGCACGTCGCAAAACGACGTGAACGCATTGGCCGCCAAAGTAAACGCGCAACAGGTCATTCCTCTGCTATTGAAGGATTGCTATGAGCTCATTTTGCCTGCCTCCAGTGCTACAGACGCTGGGACGTTAAATGCTGTTGCCACCTTGAAAGGAGACCCGCGCGTTCGTTGGGTGGGCCCTAACAAAATCTTTCATCTAATGGCATCGCCTCCAACAGCTACCCCTAACGATCCGTACTATACAAACGGAGATCAATGGCCGTTGCCTCAAATTAACATGCCGGCCGCTTGGGCTATTGAAAAGGGCACGGCGAACGTCGCCGATATTGATACAGGATTCGATAATACCCATCCCGATCTCGCGGGGCAGTACATTTTGCCTGGTTATAACTCGGTGGATGGTTCAACCAACAACACGCCTAGCGGTACTGACGCTGCGAACCAGCATGGGGTAAGTACAAGTAGCATTATGGTTGCGATAACGAATAACGCCATTGGAATGGCCTCTATCTGTGGTTGGGGCACGACAAAATGCTTGGGAATTAAAGCTGGAGATGCAAATGGATTCACCGAAGCTGCACTGGTAAATGCCTCCCAGTACGTGTTGAATGTAGCACAACAAGACAATATTGTGGTGGTTAATGAAAGTTTAGGGGCACCCGGAGACCCTACAGATACGAGCGATCCTTATTATCAGGCGACCAAGGCTCTGAGCGATGCGGGGATCATTGTTGTGGTGGCTGCCGGTAACGATAGTTCCGACAATCATCAAACAACACCCGCAGGATTTACTTTTCCCAATCTTCTCACGGTTTCCGCTCTAAATAGAAACTCGCAGCTTGCCTTTTACTCTAGTTTTGGAAAAGTGGATATCTCTGCTCCTGGTGGCGAGCAAACATCGGCTACCGATCCAAATGGATTCTTGGTGGCTGTAAATGGCTCTTATGGTTTTGAACAGGGAACCTCTATGGCGGCTCCGGTGGTTAGCGGTGTTATTGCGCTACTACGCTCCATTCCCGCGGTAACACCAACAGCTGCTATTCAGGCGATCGAGCAGTCCGCAAACCATGTTATTACCGGACAACAACAGGTTCCTGACCCCAAGTACGGTTATGGTGAGGTGGACGCCTATCAGGCTCTCTTGCGGGTGATAGGGCATGTTGAGGTGGATAGTCCTATAGGCATTGACAACGCTACGGGGCTTTCGACCGATCCTTCTGGCAATCCACCGCCTCCGGTAGAGACGCTGAAACCCACCTTTACCTTCGGGGTACGCAATATCCCCCTTTCTAACATCAATATCGTTATCATGAACCCCGATGGAACAACTACTCCGTTGGTAACCAACGGGACTCCTGCGGCGGGGGTAACCAACTTTTCCGTGAGTGGGGATACGACGAGCTCCTATCCTGTCTACTCTATCTCCTTCCGATATGCCTTTAACACAGTGCTCGCCTCCTCACAGATAACCGTTCAGATTACCGGCACTCCGACCAATCCGAATATCCCGACGCCCCAGCAGACGGTGACCTTCAATCTACAGCCACACCGATTCCCCGCTGGTCTATCGC of Chthonomonas calidirosea T49 contains these proteins:
- a CDS encoding carboxypeptidase regulatory-like domain-containing protein codes for the protein MCPELGGRLALKRARSRFYGLHLLLFVLIVALYPLNAQAQSRARSPKSTRPQDILQSLRSVGPRPPHVFYPPNMSKLPDWVLKTRWTGEGRAPGDQNVVRQTILLTKANPNLPFSNVPATSSNEHPFWTSDEKYIYFDSNRNSSTDSTPNATNTYNIFRMFPDGTGVTQVIPANINQIEPAVSRDGSQLAFVGGGTFVSGAGTAHPVTTGFNLYLYNLNQGGAATPVTNTTAGFTFADVRHPTWSPGGDAIAFAGQLQGQNVYHIFLYTLANGVITQLTTGASNDTSPAWSPDGHFIAFSTNASGFASGAAPVVAAGTVSNYDIWVITTNLNALQATRITNFAVGGQQSNNYNPAWSSLNIDPLGIIPIQPNPSNNGLTQSELMIAFASDREDTNNDGIANAINPNHSTDIYWVQTPEQSPSTGVFTIAGESSGNPAHKLQTSQPDTAMDPSEPSYNFDKSHVSNEDFPTWPQYKNSYRIVFQSDRGGTLEIWGSTIIDIDAPALLKYDASTNEIVHLEKEVGTHTGISQRQFNPGDTVRICVRAVDYESGVNSVYVQIKCPNAMQQSPDNVEHRIFNIGGGAVGGSGTSVQSIFNAGSGGFPIEEDYQAVNANGPMTGGVPQFRPFNTPNLYTPGVDDLDAFSGAAHPPDRFWLQLYDDGPTTQGGHEPPGEVAGDGVYTADWTTPVNFPSDWVIDVIIYNNAVDPFNPQKRSDWRIYDNVWGFTTQPFQALHNVLYVDDYDSGQKFFSNRFGSGNFQASNTAGFNGIPTESYMTEFTPALFPDTYQAGTGQPSPLLDFMNTLGPQSYGANVGDGAYYDPLDDDGSGVPPTQSYDIWRIQCRGPIPQSVLNAYLPYYENIPPDPSNKNLPTKVLVAEKCVLWHSPYSGDLFVGPGTILDQQTQTMLANFVQAGGRLFINGQDIAWGLTLGGTQQNSFLSNVLYCNYVADAANTDQINLQGARGSAPIAWETWYGGIHRYPPYPPMDTPNNPPGNNSPIYIGPILNQAYTAAAHDTWDDTTVPVLIGFNDVVTFNPPSTVQSGVDGVYSNGAGPAIMWYANPTTGGRVVYSPFGWEGIVPKTIALQGTPTPYLCINLRMELIHNVLDFLRTGYIYGSVRAYNGGAAVPLANVLVRAFDAQGNEVSTALTQADGSYILRGLYPNGIYALDAIAPGYVTQHATGIEFHGGYGVRNDFFMSQAQPGVISGKITDAVTGLPVPNITVEALDISGAAPANTFFTGVSAPDGTYFIKNVPASSYEVFPILPAQGYVSSNPANYGAPPGQPVVVAPSQTVSGKDFQLIQAPGTITGKVDIADANGNDTGQPLPGATITATSTSNSQTQFVSAPPTGGSQSDGTFTIPNVSPGQYSVTATAPGYNLVKSVTVTVTTQQTTSGVLLLMSPVPPGSISGLVATSLGIPVGGATITVTNSAGTVVATGTSGAVQTTTINGQTYTYNYKITNVPAGATVTVSASKAGYTTKTSAQTVTVTSNQETQNVNFTLDPLAAFGSNLALVSSPYYFTTDGNPASPPLDVATLLGVPSSDVSSGAFQFTYWNASTQSYVNYPTPPANAFRLGLGYFLRDTDTATVMAITNPNGITAPKDANGNFLPFNIPLQQGWNMIGDPFTSSVNFNGLQVQLQNGTLINVTAAQAGPNPVLGAALWTYQNGNYAVVYTLDPFRGYWLYAFQPCTLVVTPSAQQGRGAFSAAGRALEFTSGGNGNWKLDIVAATDQSNSKATIGVCNGATDQYDRYKMLTPPALGRNAVVLGIDHSDWGRQAGLYSVDVRSAAATTWKFVLQANTGGQPVTLTWPNLAMAGKHDFIFTDLDNGTSFELHDRSSYTVTIGQGTTTHHFEIDVLRATRSPLQILNVTALMNTNRATGQSDSATISYTLTTAAKMVVRILNNGRVVRTLEANTTRAAGTNQVVWDLKSDSGIRVPTGVYQAQVIATDANGHQVPRVVPLVITR
- a CDS encoding S8 family serine peptidase encodes the protein MVKKFGLLIPVLALLLLTSNAVRSRADGLPGAQAAFVDGQVVLYCQPGTSQNDVNALAAKVNAQQVIPLLLKDCYELILPASSATDAGTLNAVATLKGDPRVRWVGPNKIFHLMASPPTATPNDPYYTNGDQWPLPQINMPAAWAIEKGTANVADIDTGFDNTHPDLAGQYILPGYNSVDGSTNNTPSGTDAANQHGVSTSSIMVAITNNAIGMASICGWGTTKCLGIKAGDANGFTEAALVNASQYVLNVAQQDNIVVVNESLGAPGDPTDTSDPYYQATKALSDAGIIVVVAAGNDSSDNHQTTPAGFTFPNLLTVSALNRNSQLAFYSSFGKVDISAPGGEQTSATDPNGFLVAVNGSYGFEQGTSMAAPVVSGVIALLRSIPAVTPTAAIQAIEQSANHVITGQQQVPDPKYGYGEVDAYQALLRVIGHVEVDSPIGIDNATGLSTDPSGNPPPPVETLKPTFTFGVRNIPLSNINIVIMNPDGTTTPLVTNGTPAAGVTNFSVSGDTTSSYPVYSISFRYAFNTVLASSQITVQITGTPTNPNIPTPQQTVTFNLQPHRFPAGLSLISIPIYESATDSPSGSFRNDIRQILSDPTAVLYSWGIQPTLNSAGQATAQGVYTPTPGTVGASASFTVSGIPASSTPATNPPLGLGFFLKTTASDIYRTYGNYIASQFVNIPLHEGWNLVGDPFPFAVSFNICSFQTPGGNLYSAQQAADAHLILPFIYRYVGGSYQFDTLPQGLLRPWEGSWIYVIPANPNSLSTNYVLTLVVPPTGSISDTLGRSTTANTPSAGGPNNWRLQLVATSGSAVDGHNYIGVSAQQTDPSFTRAPKPPQLMNDISLSILEQGRGVQKEPYAMSLHAPAATQTWQVLVQFANKGTPVTVSWPNVAQIPHNIKLVLTDQTTGQQIDMRTRSAYQFMPAAQETARQFQITASTVSTSGRALITDLFVDPVNSNRAAGAAGFDIRYNISRDANVDIEILASNGRVIGRAQPSRAVTAGTNRAFWNGRDLAGNPVPTGVYMVQLRAVTASGDVTRQTVPLTITR